A genome region from Manis javanica isolate MJ-LG chromosome 3, MJ_LKY, whole genome shotgun sequence includes the following:
- the IGSF10 gene encoding immunoglobulin superfamily member 10 isoform X1 translates to MKVTDREITCWLFFTVICLVASPGGRACPRRCACYVPAEVHCTFRYLTSIPDNIPRDVERINLGYNSLARLTEMDFSGLNKLELLMLHSNGIHTIPAKTFSDLQALQVLKMSYNKVRKLQKDTFYGLRSLTRLHLDHNSIEFINPEVFNGLTFLRLVHLEGNQLTKLHPDTFVSLRYLQIFKTSFIKYLYLSDNFLSSLPQEMVSYMPNLESLYLHGNPWTCDCHLKWLSDWIQEKPDIIKCKKDRSPSSPQQCPLCMNPRTSKGKPLAMVPAVAFRCAKPSIDPFLKLKSLPILEDSGSVSMSPQDFMSPLGSLTLNLTDQSGNEANMVCSIQKPSQTSSIVLTEENDYIMLNTSFSTFLVCNIDYSHIQSVWQVLALYSDFPLILERCHLLPETTQYGDKYNQVAPEPKDIFTNIEAVLKADPPWLMQDRISLQLNRTATTLSALQIQYSSDAQVSLPRAEMRPVNHKWTMISRDNNTKLEHTVLVGGTIDLDCPGLGDPTPHLEWVLADGSKVTAPYVSEDGRILIDRSGKLELQMADSFDTGTYHCISTNYDDTDFLTYRITVVEPYIKAYHENGIHHTAFIGETLDLPCHSTGIPDASVSWVLPGRTVLYQSSRDRQILNNGTLRILQITPKDQGHYRCIAANPSGIDFLINKVSIKTKGQKPVDHDVETDGSGLDEPNPAAHSQEPPVAQPSTAAPAGAAVGYQASSTSKKHNYREPVHLGRRDSTNHPFRERRKQFPPSAQRIDPLRWAALLEKAKKNAVSERKEKSTTRPPVLVTQLLDIHGEEVDSSGLLPPDEEFMVLATEVPSVLVRTRAAHPRTVSNSPVTNTTAGTKVSPTASPQTLPPGKPVDSKRSAAAETTAVSTDVNPATSSKRQGTANQKVPTISPPLPEATHFHGSDDMGKRREHLETAHPVTVGTAAKDVNIKMLHSANSKADVFSGAVSAMESHQTSVTGTTEPRSNRISSPVTQKLSTSKRPSSTHTPARSQLQISRNSTTNIPLSGRFGRRRKIWGRGRIISSYRTPLLRQHRYSFVRPTFRGSSEESASAFPATGHNMGCPSCSPRERLTTSTAARPFPSSLPISSTKAEIATVTAAASTTLVHSPLLPFENRPNVDTEKTTPTIKYFSAEGTQVTPAGAVMTLARTAQVFMEKAHIKNIVYPSASNTGEVKRDSVITPPLPGPSTKPSMPTSIAITRFSRRKIPWHQIFVNNYMQKGRIKSHHKFGSQKSRNTVLVKIPPALPRNKVSPTFPSITLSAGVMQILSVTSAATHHNLTATHSPVSLPPVKQLLFPPVHTIPPSISIKESSTHFISMQTATLTTPSTAPVSIISKTQIIRPRTREAQRKKEPQENRNDPNTSPNQSSGFSTSRAMTPPDLTAHETSAQSSVSVFTHSPIESTKGISSIIGLHPRTLNLTDTGERLPQESTQTSSTAASEATLSSRPHQTTPRDTIPRHSTVPPLLSSCATPAPIHTSLPVSDQSAVMGSVASPSSRIMTNIMVRPQESSGHNANPQELAAEIATPPKAHPNAKYTTGTTHFLYSSLLQSTPVPALTIVKPQSSKLTPSPLSENHFWNKSYREIAEKGKKSIVSMLPTPGLPEDTTRVSNWDIQETAKKSRFDEIPVQITTSELLPFDSLSRNIFERPRIVGGKAASYTVPANSDAFLPCEAVGNPLPTIHWTKVSSGLDLSKRKENSRFQVLPNGTLAIQEVDIQDRGQYLCSASNPLGTDHLHVTLSVVSYPPRILERRNKEITVHSGSTVELKCSAEGSPSPMIYWILANQTVVSESSEGKRQALVKSDGTLVIHSLSIYDRGFYKCMANNSAGQDSLLVKLQVIAAPPVILEQKRQVIAGMWGESLKLPCTAKGTPQPSVHWVLTDGTKVTPLQSINSKLFLFSNGTLHVRNVASSDRGTYECIATSSTGSERRVVILTVEEQETIPRIESASQKWTEVNFGDKLLLNCSAIGEPKPKIIWRLPSKAVVDQWHRMGSRIHVYPNGSLFIGSITEKDGGDYLCVARNKLGDDLILMHVSLRLKPAKIDHKQHFKKQVFHGKDFQVDCKASGSPIPEISWSLPDGTVINNAMQADDSGHRTRRYTLFDNGTLYFNKVGIAEEGDYTCHAQNTLGKDEMKVHLTVVTAAPRIRQGYKTNSRIKAGDTAVLDCEVIGKPRPKIFWLLPSRDMISFSKDRYTFHANGSLSISKVKLLDSGEYVCVARNPSGDDTKMYKLDIVSQPPLINGLYTNKTVIKATAVRHSKRLFDCRAEGSPSPQIMWIMPDNIFLTAPYYGSRITVYGNGTLEIRNVRLSDSADFICVARNEGGESVLVVQLEVLEMLRRPTFRYPFNEKVVAQIGKPTVLNCSVDGNPPPEMIWILPNGTQFPNEPQNSQYLIASNGSFIIYKTTRGDAGKYRCAARNKVGYIEKLIVLGIGQKPVILTYAVGIVYCISGDSLSLHCVSDGSPKPNIRWTVPSGYVIDRPQSNGKYTLHENGTLVIKEATAYDRGNYICKAQNSVGHALITVPVMVVAYPPRITNRPPRSILTRTGAVIQLQCVALGVPKPEITWEMPDHSLLSRAYKGRAHDIEPPHPQGTLVIQNPQTSDSGVYKCTAKNPLGSDYATTHIQVI, encoded by the exons ATGAAGGTAACAGACAGAGAAATCACTTGCTGGCTGTTCTTCACTGTGATCTGCCTGGTGGCCTCCCCCGGGGGCAGGGCCTGTCCTCGCCGTTGTGCCTGTTATGTGCCCGCAGAGGTACACTGCACGTTTCGGTACCTGACCTCCATCCCAGACAACATCCCCCGTGATGTGGAGCGTATCAATTTAGG GTACAACAGCTTGGCTAGACTGACAGAAATGGATTTTTCTGGCCTCAACAAATTGGAGTTACTAATGCTGCACAGCAATGGCATTCACACAATCCCTGCTAAGACCTTCTCAGATCTGCAGGCCTTGCAG GTCTTAAAAATGAGCTATAATAAAGTCCGAAAACTTCAGAAAGATACTTTTTATGGCCTCAGGAGCTTGACACGGTTGCATCTGGACCACAATAGTATTGAGTTTATAAACCCAGAGGTTTTCAATGGACTTACCTTTCTCCGATTGGTGCATTTGGAAGGAAATCAGCTCACTAAACTCCATCCAGATACATTTGTGTCTTTGCGATACCTCCAGATATTTAAAACATCCTTCATTAAGTATCTATACTTGTCTGATAACTTCCTGAGCTCCCTTCCTCAAGAGATGGTCTCCTATATGCCTAATCTGGAAAGTCTTTATCTTCATGGAAACCCCTGGACCTGTGATTGCCACTTAAAATGGTTGTCTGACTGGATACAGGAGAAGCCAG atataataaaatgcaaaaaggaCAGAAGTCCCTCCAGTCCTCAGCAATGTCCACTTTGCATGAACCCCAGGACCTCTAAAGGCAAGCCCTTAGCTATGGTCCCAGCTGTGGCTTTCCGGTGTGCCAAGCCAAGCATTGACCCATTCCTGAAACTGAAGAGCCTGCCGATTTTGGAAGACAGTGGTTCTGTGTCCATGTCTCCCCAAGATTTCATGTCACCCTTGGGCTCCCTCACATTGAATCTGACAGACCAGTCTGGAAATGAAGCTAACATGGTCTGCAGTATTCAGAAGCCCTCCCAGACATCCTCCATTGTACTCACTGAGGAAAatgactacatcatgctaaataCATCATTTTCAACATTTCTGGTGTGTAACATAGATTACAGTCACATTCAGTCAGTTTGGCAAGTTCTGGCTTTGTACAGTGACTTTCCTCTGATACTAGAAAGGTGCCACTTGCTCCCTGAAACAACACAATATGGCGACAAATATAATCAAGTGGCTCCTGAGCCCAAAGATATTTTTACCAACATAGAGGCTGTTCTCAAAGCAGATCCCCCTTGGCTAATGCAAGACCGAATTTCCTTGCAACTAAACAGAACTGCCACCACACTCAGTGCGCTGCAGATCCAGTACTCTAGTGATGCTCAGGTCTCTTTACCAAGGGCAGAGATGAGGCCAGTGAACCACAAATGGACCATGATTTCCAGGGATAACAATACTAAGCTGGAACACACTGTTTTGGTTGGTGGGACCATTGACCTAGACTGCCCAGGCCTGGGAGATCCCACCCCACATCTGGAGTGGGTTCTAGCTGATGGAAGTAAAGTGACAGCCCCTTATGTTAGTGAGGACGGACGAATCCTAATAGACAGAAGTGGAAAACTGGAGCTCCAGATGGCTGACAGCTTTGACACAGGCACATACCACTGCATAAGCACCAATTATGATGATACAGATTTTCTCACCTACAGGATTACTGTGGTAGAGCCCTACATCAAAGCCTACCATGAAAATGGTATTCATCACACAGCGTTCATTGGTGAAACACTTGACCTCCCATGCCATTCTACTGGTATCCCAGATGCCTCTGTTAGCTGGGTTCTTCCAGGAAGAACTGTGCTCTATCAGTCCTCAAGAGACAGACAAATTCTCAACAATGGCACACTAAGGATATTACAGATCACCCCAAAAGACCAGGGTCATTATCGTTGTATAGCAGCCAACCCATCAGGTATAGATTTTCTGATTAACAAAGTTTCAATCAAAACAAAAGGGCAAAAGCCAGTGGACCATGATGTAGAAACAGATGGCTCTGGACTGGATGAGCCTAATCCTGCTGCTCACTCTCAAGAGCCCCCAGTCGCCCAACCCTCTACAGCTGCTCCAGCGGGAGCTGCAGTGGGATACCAAGCCTCCAGCACGAGCAAGAAGCACAACTACCGGGAACCAGTGCACCTGGGGCGTCGAGATTCAACAAACCACCCCTTTAGGGAGCGCAGGAAGCAGTTCCCTCCCTCTGCTCAGAGAATTGACCCACTACGCTGGGCAGCACTTTTGGAGAAAGCTAAAAAGAATGCTGtgtcagagaggaaggagaaaagcacAACAAGGCCACCTGTCCTGGTCACCCAGCTCCTAGACATACATGGTGAAGAAGTGGACTCTTCAGGCCTGCTCCCTCCAGATGAGGAATTTATGGTCCTGGCAACTGAAGTTCCCAGTGTTCTGGTAAGGACCAGGGCTGCCCACCCCAGGACAGTATCTAACAGCCCTGTGACAAATACAACAGCTGGCACCAAAGTCTCCCCCACGGCAAGTCCACAAACACTACCACCAGGGAAACCAGTAGATTCCAAACGGTCTGCTGCTGCTGAAACTACAGCTGTGTCAACGGACGTAAACCCAGCCACATCAAGCAAAAGGCAAGGCACAGCCAACCAAAAGGTACCCACCATCTCTCCTCCGCTACCTGAAGCAACTCATTTTCATGGCAGTGATGAcatggggaagaggagagagcatCTGGAAACTGCCCACCCAGTAACAGTGGGGACTGCAGCCAAAGATGTCAATATCAAAATGCTTCATAGTGCTAACAGCAAAGCTGATGTGTTCTCAGGGGCGGTAAGTGCCATGGAGAGTCATCAGACATCCGTAACAGGAACCACTGAACCCAGGAGCAATCGCATCTCTTCTCCTGTGACACAAAAGCTTAGCACCTCTAAGCGCCCCTCGAGCACACACACTCCTGCACGTTCTCAGTTACAGATTTCCAGAAATAGTACAACTAACATCCCTCTGTCTGGACGCTTTGGAAGACGGAGGAAAATCTGGGGCAGGGGGCGAATTATCAGCTCATACAGAACTCCACTTCTCCGACAGCACAGATACAGCTTTGTGAGGCCAACTTTCAGAGGCTCTTCTGAAGAAAGTGCCAGTGCATTTCCAGCCACAGGGCACAACATGGGCTGCCCGTCCTGTTCTCCCAGAGAGAGGCTCACCACTTCCACAGCAGCAAGGCCTTTTccaagttctttgcccatttccTCCACTAAAGCTGAAATTGCCACAGTCACCGCAGCAGCATCTACAACTCTAGTCCACAGTCCTTTGTTACCATTTGAGAACAGACCAAATGTAGACACTGAGAAAACAACACCCACGATAAAATATTTCAGTGCTGAAGGTACACAAGTGACTCCAGCTGGTGCAGTCATGACTCTTGCCAGAACAGCCCAGGTATTTATGGAAAAAGCTCacataaaaaatattgtttaCCCAAGTGCATCTAACACCGGTGAAGTTAAAAGAGATTCAGTGATTACACCACCTCTGCCAGGTCCCAGCACGAAGCCATCTATGCCTACTTCTATAGCCATTACAAGATTTTCAAGAAGGAAAATTCCCTGGCATCAGATTTTTGTAAACAACTATATGCAAAAAGGGAGGATAAAGAGTCACCATAAATTTGGTTCACAAAAGAGCAGAAACACAGTGCTTGTTAAAATACCCCCTGCTTTACCCAGGAATAAAGTTTCCCCCACCTTCCCTAGCATAACACTCTCAGCAGGTGTGATGCAGATTCTATCAGTAACATCAGCTGCGACTCACCACAATCTCACTGCAACACACAGTCCTGTCAGTCTCCCACCAGTGAAGCAGCTGCTCTTCCCTCCTGTTCACACTATACCTCCTAGTATCTCAATCAAAGAATCAAGTACACATTTCATATCAATGCAGACAGCCACACTGACGACGCCCTCTACTGCCCCTGTGTCTATCATCAGTAAAACCCAAATAATCAGACCCAGGACACGAGAAGCCCAAAGGAAAAAGGAGCCTCAGGAGAACAGGAATGACCCAAACACCTCTCCAAACCAGAGTTCTGGCTTCAGCACATCCAGGGCTATGACACCTCCTGATCTCACTGCCCATGAAACTTCAGCCCAGTCCAGTGTCTCTGTTTTCACTCATTCTCCCATAGAAAGTACAAAAGGAATCTCAAGCATAATCGGTCTTCATCCAAGAACACTTAACCTGACAGATACAGGTGAGAGACTACCCCAAGAGAGCACTCAGACTTCGAGCACAGCTGCTTCTGAAGCCACCTTGTCCAGCAGACCACACCAGACTACACCTAGAGATACGATCCCTAGGCACTCAACCGTGCCACCCCTCCTGAGCAGCTGTGCTACTCCAGCACCCATCCACACCTCCCTGCCTGTGAGTGATCAAAGTGCAGTTATGGGTAGCGTGGCAAGTCCCTCTTCCAGGATAATGACAAATATAATGGTCAGGCCCCAAGAGTCCTCAGGGCACAATGCTAATCCACAGGAATTAGCGGCAGAGATTGCTACACCTCCCAAAGCTCACCCAAATGCCAAATACACAACGGGAACCACCCACTTTCTCTATTCCAGTCTCTTACAGTCTACTCCTGTGCCAGCACTAACAATAGTCAAACCACAGAGTTCTAAATTGACTCCCTCTCCCTTGTCAGAAAACCACTTCTGGAACAAGTCATACCGAGAAATTgctgaaaaaggcaaaaagtcAATAGTGAGCATGTTGCCCACCCCAGGCTTGCCAGAGGACACCACTCGTGTTTCAAACTGGGATATACAGGAGACTGCAAAGAAAAGTCGCTTTGATGAGATACCAGTTCAAATAACAACTTCTGAACTCCTTCCCTTTGACTCTTTGTCCAGGAATATATTCGAAAGGCCCAGAATAGTTGGAGGAAAAGCAGCAAGTTATACTGTTCCAGCTAACTCAGATGCCTTTCTTCCTTGTGAGGCTGTTGGGAatcccctccccaccatccactgGACCAAAGTCTCATCAG GACTTGATTTGtctaaaaggaaagagaacagcAGGTTCCAGGTGCTCCCCAATGGCACCCTGGCCATACAGGAGGTGGACATTCAGGACCGTGGACAGTACCTGTGCTCTGCTTCCAATCCCCTGGGCACAGACCACCTTCACGTCACCTTGTCTGTGGTTTCCTATCCTCCCAGGATCCTGGAGAGACGTAACAAAGAGATCACAGTCCATTCTGGAAGCACTGTAGAATTGAAGTGCAGTGCTGAAGGTAGTCCAAGCCCTATGATTTATTGGATTCTCGCAAACCAAACAGTGGTCTCAGAATCCTCTGAGGGGAAAAGGCAGGCCTTGGTGAAATCTGATGGAACGCTGGTCATCCACAGTCTCAGCATCTATGACAGGGGCTTTTACAAATGCATGGCCAACAACTCAGCTGGCCAGGACTCACTGCTGGTTAAACTTCAAGTCATTGCAGCCCCACCTGTCATTCTAGAGCAAAAGAGGCAAGTCATTGCAGGGATGTGGGGTGAAAGTTTGAAACTGCCTTGTACTGCAAAAGGAACTCCTCAGCCTAGTGTCCACTGGGTCCTCACTGATGGCACCAAAGTGACACCATTACAGTCGATCAATTCCAAGTTGTTCTTATTTTCAAATGGGACACTGCATGTAAGAAATGTAGCTTCTTCAGACAGGGGCACTTATGAATGTATTGCTACCAGCTCCACTGGCTCAGAGAGAAGGGTGGTAATTCTTACAGTAGAAGAGCAAGAGACCATCCCCAGGATAGAATCTGCATCCCAGAAGTGGACTGAGGTGAACTTTGGGGACAAATTACTACTGAACTGCTCAGCCATTGGGGAACCCAAGCCCAAAATAATCTGGAGGTTACCATCCAAGGCTGTCGTCGACCAGTGGCACAG AATGGGCAGCCGGATCCATGTCTACCCAAATGGATCCCTGTTTATTGGATCAATAACAGAAAAAGATGGCGGTGACTACTTGTGTGTGGCAAGAAACAAGCTGGGAGATGATCTGATACTGATGCATGTCAGTCTAAGACTGAAACCTGCCAAAATTGACCACaagcaacattttaaaaagcaagtgtTTCATGGAAAAGATTTCCAAGTTGATTGCAAGGCTTCTGGCTCACCAATACCTGAGATATCCTGGAGTTTGCCTGATGGAACTGTGATAAACAATGCAATGCAAGCGGATGACAGTGGCCACAGGACCAGGAGGTATACCCTTTTTGACAACGGAACCCTATACTTCAACAAAGTTGGGATAGCAGAGGAAGGAGATTATACTTGCCATGCCCAGAACACTCTAGGGAAGGATGAAATGAAGGTCCACCTAACGGTAGTAACAGCTGCCCCACGGATTAGGCAGGGTTACAAGACCAACTCAAGAATCAAGGCTGGAGACACAGCAGTCCTTGACTGTGAGGTCATTGGCAAACCCAGACCAAAAATATTTTGGCTGCTGCCTTCCAGGGACATGATTTCATTCTCTAAGGATAGGTACACTTTTCATGCCAATGGGTCTTTGTCCATCAGCAAAGTGAAACTGCTTGATTCCGGAGAGTATGTGTGCGTGGCCCGGAATCCCAGTGGGGATGAcacaaaaatgtacaaactggacATTGTCTCCCAACCTCCATTAATCAATGGTCTATATACAAACAAAACGGTCATTAAAGCCACCGCTGTGAGGCATTCCAAAAGACTCTTTGACTGCCGAGCTGAGGGATCGCCGTCTCCCCAAATCATGTGGATCATGCCAGACAATATTTTCCTCACAGCCCCATACTATGGAAGCAGAATCACGGTCTATGGGAATGGAACCTTGGAAATTAGGAATGTGAGGCTTTCAGATTCAGCTGATTTTATCTGTGTGGCTCGGAATGAAGGAGGAGAGAGTGTGCTGGTGGTACAGTTAGAAGTGCTGGAAATGCTGAGAAGACCAACATTCAGATATCCATTCAATGAAAAAGTAGTTGCCCAGATTGGAAAGCCCACAGTACTGAATTGCTCTGTTGACGGAAATCCGCCACCTGAAATGATCTGGATTTTGCCAAATGGCACACAATTTCCCAATGAACCACAAAATTCTCAGTACTTGATAGCAAGCAATGGTTCTTTTATCATTTACAAAACAACTCGGGGTGATGCAGGAAAGTATCGGTGTGCTGCCAGAAATAAAGTTGGCTATATTGAGAAACTAATTGTACTAGGAATTGGCCAGAAGCCAGTTATTCTTACTTATGCAGTAGGAATAGTTTACTGTATCAGTGGAGACTCTCTTTCACTGCACTGTGTGTCTGATGGAAGCCCTAAGCCAAATATCAGATGGACTGTACCTAGTGGTTATGTAATAGATAGGCCCCAAAGTAACGGAAAATATACATTGCATGAAAATGGCACCTTAGTCATCAAAGAAGCAACAGCTTACGACAGGGGAAACTATATTTGTAAGGCTCAAAATAGTGTTGGCCATGCACTGATCACTGTGCCAGTAATGGTTGTAGCCTACCCTCCCCGTATTACAAATCGCCCGCCCAGGAGCATCCTCACGAGAACAGGAGCGGTCATTCAGCTCCAGTGTGTGGCCCTGGGAGTCCCCAAGCCAGAAATCACATGGGAGATGCCTGACCACTCCCTGCTGTCAAGGGCATATAAAGGGAGGGCCCATGACATTGAGCCTCCGCACCCACAAGGTACCCTAGTCATTCAGAATCCACAAACCTCAGATTCTGGAGTGTACAAATGCACAGCAAAGAATCCGCTGGGTAGTGATTATGCAACAACTCATATTCAAGTAATCtga
- the IGSF10 gene encoding immunoglobulin superfamily member 10 isoform X2, which translates to MNHWFSKCSPLPVMGSRIHVYPNGSLFIGSITEKDGGDYLCVARNKLGDDLILMHVSLRLKPAKIDHKQHFKKQVFHGKDFQVDCKASGSPIPEISWSLPDGTVINNAMQADDSGHRTRRYTLFDNGTLYFNKVGIAEEGDYTCHAQNTLGKDEMKVHLTVVTAAPRIRQGYKTNSRIKAGDTAVLDCEVIGKPRPKIFWLLPSRDMISFSKDRYTFHANGSLSISKVKLLDSGEYVCVARNPSGDDTKMYKLDIVSQPPLINGLYTNKTVIKATAVRHSKRLFDCRAEGSPSPQIMWIMPDNIFLTAPYYGSRITVYGNGTLEIRNVRLSDSADFICVARNEGGESVLVVQLEVLEMLRRPTFRYPFNEKVVAQIGKPTVLNCSVDGNPPPEMIWILPNGTQFPNEPQNSQYLIASNGSFIIYKTTRGDAGKYRCAARNKVGYIEKLIVLGIGQKPVILTYAVGIVYCISGDSLSLHCVSDGSPKPNIRWTVPSGYVIDRPQSNGKYTLHENGTLVIKEATAYDRGNYICKAQNSVGHALITVPVMVVAYPPRITNRPPRSILTRTGAVIQLQCVALGVPKPEITWEMPDHSLLSRAYKGRAHDIEPPHPQGTLVIQNPQTSDSGVYKCTAKNPLGSDYATTHIQVI; encoded by the exons ATGAATCACTGGTTTTCAAAGTGTAGTCCCCTGCCAGT AATGGGCAGCCGGATCCATGTCTACCCAAATGGATCCCTGTTTATTGGATCAATAACAGAAAAAGATGGCGGTGACTACTTGTGTGTGGCAAGAAACAAGCTGGGAGATGATCTGATACTGATGCATGTCAGTCTAAGACTGAAACCTGCCAAAATTGACCACaagcaacattttaaaaagcaagtgtTTCATGGAAAAGATTTCCAAGTTGATTGCAAGGCTTCTGGCTCACCAATACCTGAGATATCCTGGAGTTTGCCTGATGGAACTGTGATAAACAATGCAATGCAAGCGGATGACAGTGGCCACAGGACCAGGAGGTATACCCTTTTTGACAACGGAACCCTATACTTCAACAAAGTTGGGATAGCAGAGGAAGGAGATTATACTTGCCATGCCCAGAACACTCTAGGGAAGGATGAAATGAAGGTCCACCTAACGGTAGTAACAGCTGCCCCACGGATTAGGCAGGGTTACAAGACCAACTCAAGAATCAAGGCTGGAGACACAGCAGTCCTTGACTGTGAGGTCATTGGCAAACCCAGACCAAAAATATTTTGGCTGCTGCCTTCCAGGGACATGATTTCATTCTCTAAGGATAGGTACACTTTTCATGCCAATGGGTCTTTGTCCATCAGCAAAGTGAAACTGCTTGATTCCGGAGAGTATGTGTGCGTGGCCCGGAATCCCAGTGGGGATGAcacaaaaatgtacaaactggacATTGTCTCCCAACCTCCATTAATCAATGGTCTATATACAAACAAAACGGTCATTAAAGCCACCGCTGTGAGGCATTCCAAAAGACTCTTTGACTGCCGAGCTGAGGGATCGCCGTCTCCCCAAATCATGTGGATCATGCCAGACAATATTTTCCTCACAGCCCCATACTATGGAAGCAGAATCACGGTCTATGGGAATGGAACCTTGGAAATTAGGAATGTGAGGCTTTCAGATTCAGCTGATTTTATCTGTGTGGCTCGGAATGAAGGAGGAGAGAGTGTGCTGGTGGTACAGTTAGAAGTGCTGGAAATGCTGAGAAGACCAACATTCAGATATCCATTCAATGAAAAAGTAGTTGCCCAGATTGGAAAGCCCACAGTACTGAATTGCTCTGTTGACGGAAATCCGCCACCTGAAATGATCTGGATTTTGCCAAATGGCACACAATTTCCCAATGAACCACAAAATTCTCAGTACTTGATAGCAAGCAATGGTTCTTTTATCATTTACAAAACAACTCGGGGTGATGCAGGAAAGTATCGGTGTGCTGCCAGAAATAAAGTTGGCTATATTGAGAAACTAATTGTACTAGGAATTGGCCAGAAGCCAGTTATTCTTACTTATGCAGTAGGAATAGTTTACTGTATCAGTGGAGACTCTCTTTCACTGCACTGTGTGTCTGATGGAAGCCCTAAGCCAAATATCAGATGGACTGTACCTAGTGGTTATGTAATAGATAGGCCCCAAAGTAACGGAAAATATACATTGCATGAAAATGGCACCTTAGTCATCAAAGAAGCAACAGCTTACGACAGGGGAAACTATATTTGTAAGGCTCAAAATAGTGTTGGCCATGCACTGATCACTGTGCCAGTAATGGTTGTAGCCTACCCTCCCCGTATTACAAATCGCCCGCCCAGGAGCATCCTCACGAGAACAGGAGCGGTCATTCAGCTCCAGTGTGTGGCCCTGGGAGTCCCCAAGCCAGAAATCACATGGGAGATGCCTGACCACTCCCTGCTGTCAAGGGCATATAAAGGGAGGGCCCATGACATTGAGCCTCCGCACCCACAAGGTACCCTAGTCATTCAGAATCCACAAACCTCAGATTCTGGAGTGTACAAATGCACAGCAAAGAATCCGCTGGGTAGTGATTATGCAACAACTCATATTCAAGTAATCtga